tcatttctttgagtgttcctgaaagccaacaagttgcactttggaacgaccttaatattgtatcatgtttttgatctgagtttgttttacagcatgaaatgtctgaatgagtgctcatccaagactggtgattccatactttttgccaggggttgtagAGGTAGCCACTGTCCTTGTCACGGTGCACGGTGCCCTTGTAGCTGAgttaatcttatttatttattattttatgaaccttcccaaaacattttttatttctattttgtcgAATTAACATGTCTGCTGACATGgctatttctgttttgactgcttttattttttgttcctaatgtaaatattgttttgggGGAAACGTTATTAGTGTTGCACAGAGCAATGTTCAGTGACgtagctgcagcagccaggCAGAGGCTGCCTAACGGAGCTGTGGTAAGACGCGTGCTAAAGCTACCTCTCacttttaataatgtttatgttgttaaaaatagttttcacagcttttgttctgcaaaaatatAAGGTTAACTGTgcaagtgtttttaaaacaaactttggtgttggttaaagttaatttgttacgTTTATTACGTTTGTATAAAGTTTCCctccaaaatgtgtttgttgggcCGCAGGACTGTGACGGTGATCGTGTATCATACCTGGTGCTGAGTGTGTTCCACTGTCTTATAGGTATGTAATGGatacacagatttattttgtggtttgatGTTGATTTGTGcaagattttacttttctttagtccatttgttgttaatctATAAAAAAGCAGAGGCTGCCTAACTGAGCTGCTGGACTGTGACGGTGATCGTGTATCATACCTGGTGCTGAGTGTGTTCCACTGTCttataggaataaaaaaaaaaaaaaaccaacgcAGAGTACTATTCCTTTCCACATCTGTTACATCTGGTGCCGTGACCCGGATCCATTGGTTAGCCGCTGCCGACCGCCGAGGGTTCAACTGTGTGCTAGTGAAGCCGACGTCATCAAGCTGGTCGACCTGTGGATCCTGTTCATTACTGTCGAGGTTACGATTGTTTTTCTGAATACAGAGACTTAAATCAACTACTCAAATCTCTATATTAGTTTTGTCAAAGCCATTTTTTTGTGAACTGTGGAACCCTTTTGGTTAACTTTTTTACATTACTGCTTTTGTACTGTGTGAAACATGGCAGGCAGAGGTCATAGTACCTTTAATATTTCCACACCAGTAGTTGGACGTGGCAGAGGGCTGTTAGCCCAGAGTAGTACTCAAGTGATTGATGAGGGTTCATCAGAAGCAGAGGGGATATTTGAAATTCCTCCGCTGGAGCCCCAGTTTTCCACCCCTGTAACTAATAATGAAAACACCATGCAACAGTTACGAGACCTCATTGGTGAAATAGGGAGCCAAATAGGTGAGGCCATTACCAGCCGTTTGTTACACAGTGGGTCTCACCCCACTCCAGAGAAGTCTCCACCATCACAGTGTGTGCAGAATGAGACATCCAACACCGTTATTGATCTCACAAAAATGAGCCTGGTGGTGAAACCAGACATTAGAGAACCCCCTATCTATCGTGGTGATGGTGATGATAGGATCTCTGTTCATGAGTGGATAGAAGTGATGGAGGTCTACCTGCGTAAGAAAGGATTCTCAGCTGAGGAAAAAACAGACGAAATCCTGAACCACCTGCTTGGCAAAGCAAAGAGCATTGTAAAGATTGGACTAAAGAGTAGCCCTTCTACCACACCTGTAAACCCTGAGGCAGTCTATAACATTCTGAGGCGCTATTTCAGTGACATTCCTGGGTCTTGCTTACCATTGGCTGATTTCTATGCTACTCAGCCAACAGCAAATGAGACACCAGTGGACTACTGGGTTAGACTTAACACAGCTGCTGAAAATGCTGACAGACACTTGAAAGATCAAGGGAGCAGCCTGAATAAAATGGATGCAGAAATAGCAATGATGTTCATCAGAAATTGTCCTGATCCGAGTCTTGCCTGTGTTTTCAAGTGTAAGCCCACCACTAAGTGGACACTCACTGAGGTGCAGGAGGCCATTGATGAACATCAAAGAGAGCAGCAAGTGAAGAGACCACAGGCAACTGCGGCAAAAGCAAAAGTTCTCCAGATTGCTACTGCAACAGCAGCACTTGACCACTCAGAGCCTGAAGTAGAACATAGGCAAGTGAACACTGTCAAAATTACTCCTGTCAGTTTTCCCAGCTCGAATGATCGTCCTGCAGAGTCAGGTGCTCTGGAACGGGTGTTAACTATGCTTGAA
The genomic region above belongs to Xiphophorus maculatus strain JP 163 A chromosome 12, X_maculatus-5.0-male, whole genome shotgun sequence and contains:
- the LOC111610319 gene encoding uncharacterized protein LOC111610319, with product MAGRGHSTFNISTPVVGRGRGLLAQSSTQVIDEGSSEAEGIFEIPPLEPQFSTPVTNNENTMQQLRDLIGEIGSQIGEAITSRLLHSGSHPTPEKSPPSQCVQNETSNTVIDLTKMSLVVKPDIREPPIYRGDGDDRISVHEWIEVMEVYLRKKGFSAEEKTDEILNHLLGKAKSIVKIGLKSSPSTTPVNPEAVYNILRRYFSDIPGSCLPLADFYATQPTANETPVDYWVRLNTAAENADRHLKDQGSSLNKMDAEIAMMFIRNCPDPSLACVFKCKPTTKWTLTEVQEAIDEHQREQQVKRPQATAAKAKVLQIATATAALDHSEPEVEHRQVNTVKITPVSFPSSNDRPAESGALERVLTMLERVLERTAQPVGDTQLQFFPPNRSSPCQVCGNGNHSTRTHCMRERRCLACLEIGHQRRNCPKITDSQRVGGSADQGN